In Streptomyces sp. NBC_00306, a single genomic region encodes these proteins:
- the cseB gene encoding two-component system response regulator CseB, translating into MADTHVLFVEDDDVIREATQLALERDGFVVTAMPDGLLGLEAFRANRPDIALLDVMVPGLDGVSLCRRIRDESTVPVIMLSARADSIDVVLGLEAGADDYVTKPFDGAVLVARIRAVLRRFGHAGGAASGELASGGQDGQGAVLTFGELVIDTEGMEVRKADQPVALTPTEMRLLLEFSSAPGTVLSRDKLLERVWDYGWGGDTRVVDVHVQRLRTKIGQDRIETVRGFGYKLKA; encoded by the coding sequence ATGGCCGACACCCATGTCCTCTTCGTCGAGGACGACGACGTCATCCGTGAGGCCACCCAGCTGGCCCTGGAGCGCGACGGCTTCGTCGTCACCGCCATGCCCGACGGACTGCTCGGACTCGAAGCCTTCCGCGCGAACCGCCCGGACATCGCGCTGCTCGACGTCATGGTGCCGGGACTCGACGGGGTGAGTCTGTGCCGGCGCATCCGCGACGAGTCGACCGTCCCGGTGATCATGCTGTCGGCCCGGGCCGACTCGATCGACGTGGTGCTGGGCCTGGAGGCGGGCGCCGACGACTACGTCACCAAGCCGTTCGACGGCGCTGTGCTGGTCGCCAGGATCCGCGCGGTGCTGCGCCGCTTCGGTCACGCCGGTGGCGCGGCGAGCGGCGAGCTCGCGTCCGGCGGCCAGGACGGCCAGGGTGCGGTGCTGACCTTCGGTGAGCTGGTGATCGACACCGAGGGCATGGAGGTGCGGAAGGCCGACCAGCCCGTGGCACTGACACCGACCGAGATGCGGCTGCTGCTGGAGTTCTCCTCCGCGCCGGGCACGGTGCTCTCCCGCGACAAGCTGCTCGAACGCGTCTGGGACTACGGCTGGGGCGGCGACACCCGCGTGGTCGACGTCCATGTCCAGCGCC